Sequence from the Bombus pyrosoma isolate SC7728 linkage group LG3, ASM1482585v1, whole genome shotgun sequence genome:
CCTAGAGCAGTTcctacagaaaataaaaattacgtataGTTTCAGAGATAAATGACTGACTGTGGaagcgaaaattaaaaatttgagaaatttttctttttgtgcatgaaaaaatgtattttcaatatattattaaatgcttCAATCTGTAATCATTAATCAATAAAGGTAGTCTCatgttattgtattatacaCAGATTAATGTAACCCGTAAAGTAGTGTAACCCAAGTTGTAGAATCAACCTTTCccgattttttatttaaatgaaataaaaagattataactttagataatgaaaattccaaataatttaatttcaattagcaaagattttattttacctgCATAAACAATCGAGGCAAGGACGCTTCTCTCGTTTGGTGGAGCCCACTTAGCAATCATAATGTGCATTGCCGGAAATGTTACACCCtgtagttttataattttattataatatttcatatttaatttcaacacctattcgaaatatttaatagttttttTTATACTAACACCACCGATTCCTTGAATAAATCTCATCAGGATAAAGAGAGAGTAATGCATCTCAGCAGCAACAGGTGATAGTATAGATGCTACGAGGTTTAGAAATACCGACCCGTTCATCACCCATTTGGCAGATAAGAGTTCAGCCATTCTGCCGCCCGGAAGTAAGGATACCATATAGCCCCAAAAGTATGACGATAAAATAAGACCTTGCAAAGGTTCATTCCACACGAATGGGCCAtcctatataaataaacatcaATATCATATctctttttaacaaaaatttctatttatcttgTGGAGCATGATtctgagaaataaaaatagaataatagattaatttttctatacgaaagtaagaaaatatatagcgggataaaattttatataatgtaatctTTATCTTATTACGGGTCGAATCATTGTCGTACATATTATACTGATGCAACTATATTAAAATGGAATCATTGAAAGGTAAatacgattatattttattttttttgcaTTGTATCTAAGTATGAAATctgtaatattattcttatttaaaaatatcattgttaaaattataaagttcCCGTGTAcgaaaattgttaatatatcttaatgaaaaattagtgtttaaaaaattgatattactaattgttataaagttatcaataatacatttatacatatatgtacctCGGTGATTGTTTTCGTCTCATTGGAAAGAACACTATCGTGATGACATTCGTCCATAGTAATTACAGTTGTATTCTCAGATTCCAATTGATGCAACGCGGATAACTTTACAGCAGTGTGGTTCACCATAGCTACGATAGCCACACTTACGTTTACCTTGAACCCGTAGATGATGGCGAGCCCGATAGAACCCATGATTGCCATCAGGTACCGTATAGGGAATATAATGTGTCCTACAAATACATTTAAAGTCGACGTGTTGATTACTTATAAATAAGCAAAAACGAATTTTCAGATATGATTGGCTCGGTAATATGATATCGCGGGGAAAATCACACCGCAAGATACGAACAGAGGACGTGTCGTTTGGCACGAAGCACAGGTGAAGGAGTCATCAGGTATTCGACTTCTTCATCTGTTTGTGCGGTTATACGATTTTGTATACGTATCGTGcacatgaaaataatacatttttttttcgaaaatagaTTCAAATATCCTAATTATATTTCTGTCCTATAATTTCTAGAGCTatctttaaataaagaattcaattctttaatataaataaggaTTCATTAAACAAGAAAGTCAACagtaaagatataatttatatgatcTTTCTCTTGTAATTcagttatatttaattaaacttttactTTAAAAGTATTGTGtaggtatattatttatctcgAGACATTCTTTCATCCAGGAtagaattatgaattataagaaatatcagGAAAATACTGACAGATATACTGACAGATATACTGACAGATATGAAAGAATGTTGTAATTACACATTCCTATCACGTGTAGTATTTTCGtgttgataaataatattttatcatggTTTATTTGATAACTGTATATTCAAtcactttttaataaaaatgatagcCGTAAGCAGACGCGTTCAGTGTACTAAAGCGagtatcttttataaatttttaaaactttctttttatcgcaaGCATTTATTTTCGATCCAGATATAGGTCAACAAACACGTAAAACGAAGTTCCAGAATATCACTTGTCAAAGAACTGCtaagcaaatatatttaacacaaCGATATTTACTTCAATGAagatcaaataataatataaatggtaaattaatgttttatattttggaTTGTCATAAATTGTCAATTACATTTGTCTGTGTAaacataaatggaaaatatattaaactatGAAGAGATGAAACTTACAGGAATAATTATCACCTACGTATGTTAACGATGAAACCAAAGAATTGCATCaactatataaaaaataacaacgCGGTTTACAACTTAATTACATATCGCTTTAATTTACGTCTTATTCCCcaattatctaaaaatttgaatataatatataataaattttttagctTTATTCTAAACTTATATAGTTGCTTGatactgaaatatttgatattgaaatattccaataaaaaatttgaaatatagaGCAGAGGACATTTGAAGGTCACAGGTATGGAGCTTCTATAAGAAAAGTGTGATGTAAACTGTAAGAACTGGAATTTACTCATCGTTTCCACtttttcgaaagaaagttattaatatcgaatctctagtttataacatattaaaagtaaaaaactATAATTACTCACCCTTGGAATTGTGTTTTTCAGTCATGTTTTTTCTTGAGTCAACGACTAACGATAATCTCTTTCACCacttcgaaatatattttttgtaagacgataaaatgttttaacgtAGTATGGCTAAAAACCTGACTTTCTAATATGTttaagattaataattatcgaccacttattattttcaatctcACGATCATCCAAATTCGACAAGAAACTTAAATTtggagaatataatttatttgaagaatatcgaattttaaccggttattgaatatttaaattcaaaattatcatTTCTTCTGATTCGATATCTCGTGCGTGCAACGTGCCACTGAGGACGAATGTGATGCTTCTGTTTCCTCAAACCTTTCCGAGGAGTACGGGCGTGCGCCTCTTCTATAAATGCCATAGCCCGCGTGAACGCAGGCTCGGACGCACCGTCCTCAAACACCTCCGTCGTTGTGACGTGATCATATTTACGCCGAACCTGTTCATTGATTCCAAGAATGTCTCTCTTCGATTTTAGTGAAATACAAGAAGTACAAACACTATCGAAATACTTCATCCCTATTTGACTGCTAATACGTGCAATATTTACTTTCCGTTATAAATATCTGCATTAAAATGTCAAGTAAATATCTCCTTTCCAAATAATTGCAGTATCCAAAAATTATGTCATTCATTCAAATcaacttgtttttttttaaacatattactCGAGAAATTTTAGACtgtattaaattatctaaTACATTCACAACGAATAAGTTATTTACATGCTAGTTGCTagttaaattgaaaagttgTATTGAAGAAAACTATGAATTTGAttgatttgtaattatttgaaaatttatataagacAAAGTTagtttttttatgtaattgaaTCTAATTTTTTAGTTGCATAAGATGCAATGTTCGAAGTATAGTTGTCATTCCGTTTACCGTTATTTAATCTGACGCAATGTGGTACACGTGACGTTTGTCATGAGGATAgttctgaaattaaaatgtggtaaaacaaactaaaattaatcaaaccGAAGCAAAATGAAGTTGCATTCGTAAAGAGCATGCAGTATACATATTATGTCGacctaataaaaatttgcaggCTGACAgaatgtaacaaaaatatagcgATACattcgtaaatttcaatgtatgAAAAAGTCATTTTCTGATTTTACTGTTGTAAATGATAGAGAAATATGAGTGTAGAATTAGAATCTAATGCGAACCTcgaagaaatatatacttgGATGGAGCAAATATCATTTTCCAAACCAAAAAAGAATCTTGCTCGAGATTTTTCTGACGGTGGTATAGAATAAAGttcatattttagaaaataattttgcgatTCTTTgtgtgatatttaaaatatatttcaataactttTAGTTTTTATGGCTGAATTGTTAAAACGATACTACCCCAGATACGtcgatatacataattatattcctGGAAATAGTATTgcaaaaaaaatagataattgGTGCACTTTAAATCGCAAAGTACTTTCAAAACTTGATGTAAAATTAGGAAAGGACGTGATCAATCAACTAGCAAACTCGCAACCTGGTGTTAtcgaaaaaattttaatcgaactgcgagctaaaattttaaaagattgtAATGCAGatagaaattctttatatGCCGAATATGAAGAAGACGAAAAGAAAGGTAAGTGAAtggttacaataaatataaaatctcgtgtaaaaatttgtataagaaattatttgagCACAATTTCATTCCTTGAAAAGAAGTTGTTAAGTCGGTGCTCAACCCAGAAGAAATAGCAAATAAAACTGTTCCGCGTCATGTCTTCGTTCGACTAAAACaagaattagaagaaaagaatgaattgataaatattcttcatCAAAAAGTGTCTCACCTAGAATCTCTGATAAAACTGAAAGATCAAAGAATTACAGATCTTACGTCACAAATTATAAAACCTATAGAGCAAAGTATTACACCAAGAACTTTTGCAGCTAGTACAATTTCAAAACTTCGAACGAAAATATAACTCgccaaaatttaaaaactaatcctttaagaatattttaaataacattgtactccaaaatttatattatttataaacatttaatgtAATGTTTTAATGTACTGTTTTAATATAGTGTACCACAATTTAGTTTCTTTTGTcatgtttaaattataaattctatatttatgttatatttagcTTTATTCGAATTAAATCCGTTACTTTCGCAAGTTTCTTACAACTGTCAAATGCTAGTACAAAAGATTGATAAAATCGTATCAACATggaatttaattcaatattatcTATGTCTTATgtttagataaattatatataaatagaaattttatatcggTGCTCTCATGCTTGGTGGTGAAACCAAAATTACTCCATCCCCACGAACGAAAAGCATAGAGATATTTCTTTTAGTTGTACGATAAACTTCTTCGTAAGTCTCTTCATCAATTTCTACTGTAGTTACAGTCTCTTCTGCTTCACCCAACACCATATTTAAATGCTGATCATAAGCCTGCAATGAAAagtttttgtataataattaaatataaaataggttatgaaatatatacatagatataatatagtgAATAATAGGTACAATATACTCGtaaaaacgatatttacatGTAATCGTCCTCGTaattctctttcatttctcattttaACATATATTCTCTCATCCAGGCTCAATCTTATAAGATCTAGGGGTTCTTTAACATTTATTGCTGGTacctgaaaatgtatatatacatatatatatatgtatatatatgagaCTAGAGTAGGTTAGATTCATATTCAGAACTTTGAATCAAGTGTTTTTACCTGCTCTGTCTCGTCAGCCATAATgccattaaattatttttaatttgctgCTAAAACCAGATTGAGTTTTACGTTTATACAACTATAAATGCTTAGTTAAAACTCTTTATACGCTCACTCAACTATCGCGCGGCATCATTCGGAATTCGGATAAACCGGCAATACTATCATTTCATCACATCATACAACCACCCAGTAAGTGGCGCCACATATTCCTTGAAATATACTTTCATTACTTAAACgtacataattttgtttttcatttgtcaaaatttaatttgttgtaTACATTTGCCGTATTATTTCTAAAGACAACGGGGCAATTTAAATCCTTTTCGTgaaatgttctttttataaattattattcgttggCAGAAAAAGTGTTTTGATTCTCCCGCGTGCTAGTTATTAGGTTACACGCATCGAGGAATAGGCGCTAGTAGTCAACGATAGGAATCAGCGTAGCTTGAGGTATTGCTAGAGCGAACAAGCGCGAGGGAGCGAGCAACGCCATTTTCTCAATACGCGGGTTAAGACTGCGTGCAGTGTGTGAATCATTTGGCAAAGTTTTTTCACGTTTCTGCTTAACGACGTCGAAATTACGAGCTGTCCAACGGCTCTGGTGCATTTATCAGTGTTATGTATAGACACGCGGCCAGCTGTACGGTAGATATGGTGAGTTCAGAGAGATCGAAGCGCTCCCGGGAGACGTGACGTCTTGTCAGTCGGCCTTTTCCCATTCCCCCTTCTCGGTGAGCTCCCGCAGGGATGGGTCGTGCAGAGTTGTCGCTTATGATAACGTAACACAGACTAAACGGTTAACGGAGCGTTCGTTCGAAATTCTTGTCAGCTACGATTTTACGTGTAATAAAAAGAGTCTTGAAGGAATCAGGAGTCCGTAGAATGTATGGTTCGGGCCAATGGGCGGAGGTTTAGGGCGGCACATGGCTGTTGGGGCGCCGGCTGTGCAGGGGGTGGTTTTCCCGACGCTAGTTCGAACTGACGAAAATTCACCGTTCTTGTCAGTCACTGTATTGTGTGCCTATGTATCTTTCAATCGAGATCGCGTGTAATTGCGGCCGGTCACGGTTCGGATAACAAGTTCATAGTGACAGTGGAAAGAGAAGTACTCCGTTATATGTCTCGATTTTCTTACCAAAGAGGAGAAGCAACTGGAGGCTTCAGCCTTTCGCGGATTACGCGCGTCTCTCGTGTGCTGTTCTGCATTTTCTTCACGTAAAGCTCGGACAAAGGAACCAGCAGTGATCACGGACGATTCTCTtc
This genomic interval carries:
- the LOC122565841 gene encoding sperm flagellar protein 1-like, with translation MSVELESNANLEEIYTWMEQISFSKPKKNLARDFSDGVFMAELLKRYYPRYVDIHNYIPGNSIAKKIDNWCTLNRKVLSKLDVKLGKDVINQLANSQPGVIEKILIELRAKILKDCNADRNSLYAEYEEDEKKVVKSVLNPEEIANKTVPRHVFVRLKQELEEKNELINILHQKVSHLESLIKLKDQRITDLTSQIIKPIEQSITPRTFAASTISKLRTKI
- the LOC122565843 gene encoding U6 snRNA-associated Sm-like protein LSm3; protein product: MADETEQVPAINVKEPLDLIRLSLDERIYVKMRNERELRGRLHAYDQHLNMVLGEAEETVTTVEIDEETYEEVYRTTKRNISMLFVRGDGVILVSPPSMRAPI